The following coding sequences lie in one Thalassoglobus polymorphus genomic window:
- the phnX gene encoding phosphonoacetaldehyde hydrolase, producing MPKKLKHLNAIVFDWAGTTVDHGSCAPAIVFQEIFRQRGVTVTAAQAREPMGMAKRAHIATVVAMPSVAKSWEEKYGSPCSDADIDAMYADFLPLQKKTLKDHSQLIPGVAEAIQECRALGLKIGSSTGYTHELMESVTVAAKEQGYEPDCLVCSEDAPAGRPAPYLLYEISKQLEVYPLWSMIKVDDTPVGIEAGRNAGCWTVAITRTGNCVGLSEQEVEAISPAELQEKCQAAEERFHAAGAHIIIESVADIVEVVHEIEARMERGEMPI from the coding sequence ATGCCTAAGAAGCTGAAACATCTCAATGCAATCGTATTTGACTGGGCAGGGACAACTGTGGACCACGGGAGCTGTGCTCCGGCGATTGTGTTTCAGGAAATTTTTCGCCAACGTGGAGTGACGGTGACAGCCGCTCAGGCTCGCGAGCCGATGGGAATGGCCAAGCGGGCACACATCGCCACGGTCGTTGCCATGCCTAGCGTTGCCAAATCCTGGGAAGAAAAATATGGCAGCCCTTGCAGCGACGCTGATATCGACGCGATGTATGCAGATTTTCTCCCGTTGCAAAAGAAGACGCTCAAAGATCACAGTCAACTCATTCCCGGTGTAGCAGAGGCCATTCAGGAGTGCCGCGCCCTCGGCTTGAAGATTGGTTCGTCGACGGGATACACACATGAGTTGATGGAATCTGTCACAGTTGCGGCGAAGGAGCAAGGATACGAACCCGATTGCCTTGTCTGTTCGGAAGATGCCCCCGCTGGCCGTCCTGCCCCGTATCTTCTCTACGAGATTTCGAAGCAACTGGAGGTCTATCCGTTGTGGTCGATGATCAAAGTGGATGACACGCCAGTCGGAATCGAAGCGGGGCGCAATGCTGGGTGTTGGACAGTCGCAATCACTCGAACCGGAAATTGTGTCGGACTCAGCGAGCAGGAAGTCGAAGCGATTTCACCAGCAGAACTTCAAGAGAAGTGTCAGGCTGCCGAAGAACGTTTTCATGCAGCGGGTGCGCACATTATCATTGAGTCAGTTGCGGATATCGTCGAAGTCGTTCACGAAATCGAAGCACGCATGGAGCGAGGAGAAATGCCGATCTGA
- a CDS encoding 3-keto-disaccharide hydrolase, with the protein MSVILFLVHMPLQAEEQIGVGAQAPEGAEVLFDGSREMLDEKWTYWKGPRFASSLPIKWKIVDDPVDDGTVLMTDDPVAAGGKYGTADIVTKKKFRDFRAHVEFLIMKPGGNSGVYLQNRYEIQILDGDKTKHGLGAVINETESPYDAYNGLKKWNSYDIIFRAARFENGKRSEKAMVTMYFNGKKVHVNQEINQVWGGPNSGIDGGNDGGRGITDVPGGLKLQCEGHDVRYRNIWIKELDLKSAETDLDVE; encoded by the coding sequence ATGTCGGTCATCCTTTTTCTCGTTCATATGCCTCTGCAAGCTGAGGAGCAAATTGGCGTTGGCGCACAGGCTCCCGAAGGTGCAGAAGTTCTCTTCGATGGAAGTCGAGAAATGCTCGATGAGAAATGGACGTATTGGAAGGGGCCACGATTTGCCTCTTCGTTGCCAATCAAATGGAAAATTGTTGACGATCCCGTTGATGACGGAACGGTTCTGATGACAGACGACCCGGTCGCTGCTGGCGGGAAGTACGGAACTGCTGACATCGTTACGAAGAAAAAATTTCGAGACTTTCGAGCCCACGTTGAGTTTCTGATTATGAAACCGGGAGGCAACAGTGGAGTCTATTTGCAGAATCGCTATGAGATTCAAATTCTGGATGGCGACAAAACAAAGCATGGATTGGGGGCGGTGATTAATGAAACCGAATCACCCTACGACGCATACAACGGTCTCAAAAAATGGAATTCTTACGACATCATCTTCCGCGCAGCTCGATTCGAAAATGGGAAGCGATCTGAAAAAGCGATGGTCACAATGTACTTCAACGGGAAGAAGGTACACGTGAACCAGGAAATCAATCAGGTTTGGGGCGGACCGAATTCCGGAATCGATGGTGGCAACGACGGTGGACGTGGAATAACTGACGTCCCCGGTGGTCTGAAGCTACAGTGTGAAGGCCACGATGTTCGCTATCGAAACATCTGGATCAAAGAGCTGGATTTAAAATCAGCAGAGACTGACCTCGATGTCGAATAA
- a CDS encoding Minf_1886 family protein produces MSLPSPTAPLETKYHQDAYRFIYEALHHTQNKLDRSSSLNDEEDAHITGQELMHGVRELGILRYGLLTSHVFAHWGVHSTGDFGRIVFDMIERGEMRKTDRDQLSDFFDVYDFEDAFDHNYKIVAPKSEDSE; encoded by the coding sequence ATGAGTCTGCCAAGCCCAACTGCCCCCTTAGAAACGAAATACCATCAGGACGCGTACCGCTTTATCTACGAAGCGCTGCATCATACCCAAAATAAATTGGACCGCAGTTCTTCACTCAACGATGAAGAGGACGCTCATATTACAGGTCAGGAACTCATGCACGGTGTGCGTGAGTTGGGAATCCTTCGATATGGACTTTTGACAAGTCATGTCTTTGCCCATTGGGGAGTTCACAGCACTGGCGATTTCGGACGCATTGTCTTCGACATGATTGAGCGAGGAGAAATGCGAAAAACAGATCGAGACCAGTTGAGTGACTTCTTCGATGTCTATGACTTCGAAGACGCCTTTGATCACAACTACAAGATTGTTGCCCCAAAGAGTGAAGATTCAGAGTAA
- a CDS encoding PSP1 domain-containing protein: MANKYVVRYGTMRFLGEFSAKGPQKFQRGNQVVVRSHRGTEWGEILCSANERTKEYLGKEDASGKILRVAGQEDEKTRTEGWAREQESFLSGKETIAEMKVPMQLVDVERLFGGERVIFYFLSESRVDFRELVKTLAQKFNTRIEMRQIGIRDEAKLMADYGDCGKPVCCNTHLTEMPPVSMKMAKMQKASLDPNKISGRCGRLKCCLRYEYDTYESYRRELPKIGKMVLTKQGKGKVIAQEILAQKILVSFEDHRRILVDSADIITVISGGSQKTSSEEKTPPEDAKSAE, translated from the coding sequence ATGGCAAACAAATATGTCGTGCGTTACGGAACAATGCGATTCCTGGGTGAGTTTAGTGCCAAAGGACCGCAAAAATTCCAACGTGGCAATCAGGTGGTTGTTCGCAGCCATCGCGGAACTGAATGGGGAGAAATCCTTTGCTCTGCCAACGAGCGAACAAAGGAGTATCTTGGCAAAGAAGACGCAAGTGGAAAGATTCTGAGAGTCGCTGGCCAGGAAGACGAAAAGACTCGCACAGAAGGTTGGGCTCGCGAGCAAGAATCTTTCCTGAGTGGAAAAGAGACCATCGCAGAAATGAAAGTGCCGATGCAACTGGTCGATGTGGAACGACTGTTCGGCGGCGAACGGGTAATTTTCTATTTCCTGTCTGAATCGAGAGTCGATTTCCGCGAGTTGGTGAAAACACTTGCCCAAAAATTCAATACGCGCATCGAGATGAGGCAAATTGGAATTCGGGACGAAGCCAAACTCATGGCAGATTACGGGGATTGCGGGAAGCCTGTCTGCTGTAATACGCATCTCACCGAGATGCCACCGGTTTCAATGAAAATGGCGAAAATGCAAAAAGCTTCGCTGGACCCAAATAAAATCTCAGGGCGCTGCGGACGACTGAAGTGCTGCCTGCGGTACGAATACGACACTTACGAATCGTATCGTCGAGAACTTCCCAAGATCGGCAAAATGGTTCTCACGAAACAAGGCAAAGGGAAAGTGATCGCACAGGAAATTCTTGCACAAAAGATTCTTGTCTCATTCGAAGACCACCGTAGAATTCTTGTCGATTCTGCCGATATTATTACCGTGATTAGCGGTGGTTCACAAAAAACATCGTCAGAAGAAAAGACGCCTCCCGAGGATGCGAAATCTGCCGAATGA
- a CDS encoding sulfatase-like hydrolase/transferase — MKQSLFHIFAVIVLSISSSAFAAEKPNILFIFADDQCYDTIHALGNDEIRTPNLDRLVSEGTTFTQCYNMGGWNGAICVASRTMINTGRYIWHANKVNADLKAEVENGRFWAEHMKSAGYRTYMTGKWHVKYDAAKTFDIADHIRGGMPKQTEAGYSRPVEGQPDKWSPYDKKFGGFWEGGKHWSTVVADDALSFFEDAKAQDSPFFMYIAFNAPHDPRQSPKKYVDMYPEDKIKVPTSFQPLYPYHNEIGLGKNQRDEKLAPFPRTEYSVRVNRQEYYAIITHMDHQIGRILDGLEKSGKRNNTWIFFTADHGLAVGHHGMIGKQNMYDHSIRVPFMVVGPGVPKGKKIDTSIYLQDVMPTTLELADLKKPKHVDFHSLLPILSGERNKTYYPAIYGGYIDLQRMVKQDGYKLILYPRISKARLYHVAEDPNELDDLFDNPDTQATSLKLFQSLLELQKENGDTLDLKAAFPHLAAG; from the coding sequence ATGAAACAAAGTCTTTTCCATATCTTTGCAGTGATCGTGCTCTCCATTTCGAGTTCTGCCTTCGCAGCTGAGAAGCCGAATATCCTGTTCATCTTTGCAGACGACCAGTGCTACGACACAATTCATGCACTTGGAAATGACGAGATTCGCACCCCAAACCTTGATCGACTTGTGTCGGAGGGGACAACCTTTACCCAGTGTTACAACATGGGTGGATGGAACGGTGCGATTTGCGTTGCCTCCCGAACGATGATCAACACCGGTCGCTACATCTGGCATGCGAACAAAGTGAATGCCGATCTCAAAGCAGAAGTTGAGAATGGCCGGTTCTGGGCGGAGCACATGAAGTCCGCAGGATACCGGACCTACATGACCGGCAAGTGGCACGTGAAATACGACGCTGCGAAAACGTTCGACATCGCTGACCACATCCGTGGTGGAATGCCTAAACAGACTGAAGCAGGCTACAGCCGTCCGGTTGAAGGACAACCAGACAAGTGGAGCCCGTATGACAAAAAATTTGGGGGATTCTGGGAGGGAGGAAAGCACTGGAGCACTGTCGTCGCCGATGATGCGCTTTCGTTCTTCGAAGATGCCAAGGCGCAAGACTCTCCTTTCTTCATGTACATCGCCTTTAATGCTCCGCATGATCCCAGGCAGTCGCCTAAAAAATATGTCGACATGTACCCTGAAGACAAAATCAAAGTCCCGACAAGTTTTCAGCCGCTGTACCCATATCACAATGAGATCGGTCTCGGGAAGAATCAGCGCGATGAAAAACTCGCCCCTTTTCCCAGAACCGAATATTCCGTGCGAGTGAACCGACAGGAGTATTACGCAATCATTACCCACATGGATCACCAGATTGGTCGTATCCTGGATGGGCTGGAGAAATCGGGCAAACGGAACAACACCTGGATCTTCTTCACTGCTGATCACGGACTGGCCGTTGGTCATCATGGAATGATCGGCAAACAAAATATGTACGACCACAGTATTCGAGTTCCATTCATGGTGGTCGGCCCAGGTGTCCCCAAAGGCAAAAAGATTGACACATCGATTTACTTACAGGATGTGATGCCAACGACTCTGGAACTTGCAGATCTCAAAAAGCCGAAGCATGTGGACTTCCATAGCCTCCTGCCGATTCTCAGCGGTGAACGAAACAAGACGTATTACCCTGCGATTTATGGCGGCTATATTGACCTTCAACGCATGGTCAAACAGGATGGATACAAATTGATCCTGTATCCAAGAATCAGTAAAGCCCGTCTGTACCATGTCGCGGAAGATCCGAACGAACTTGATGATCTTTTCGACAATCCAGACACGCAAGCAACGTCTCTTAAGCTCTTTCAGTCGTTGCTTGAACTCCAGAAAGAAAATGGTGACACACTCGACCTCAAGGCTGCTTTTCCACACTTAGCAGCTGGATGA
- a CDS encoding HAD family hydrolase yields MMSTVCLFDIDGTLLNSGGAGQHAMEQALLDVFGVTGPYEDIRAAGRTDKAITTDLFNHHKIELSEENWNSFLESYVAHLPNSLATQKGSVLPGIVDILNRLSEDESVSLGLLTGNLRVGADVKLQHYKLDHHFKFGGFGDVHHDRDDVARFALQEAIRHLDCDVPGETVWVIGDTPSDVTCGRAIGARTIAVATGIYDAKVLKDAKPDYLFDDFSDVTTVVDCLMGLANSAE; encoded by the coding sequence ATGATGTCGACTGTGTGTCTTTTTGATATTGATGGAACATTACTCAACTCCGGTGGAGCGGGGCAACATGCGATGGAGCAGGCGCTTCTGGACGTTTTCGGGGTGACAGGTCCGTACGAGGACATTCGCGCTGCTGGACGGACCGATAAAGCGATCACCACGGATCTCTTCAATCACCACAAGATTGAGCTCTCCGAGGAGAATTGGAACAGCTTCCTTGAATCGTACGTGGCTCATCTTCCAAATTCATTGGCAACTCAAAAGGGGAGCGTGCTCCCCGGAATCGTGGACATACTGAATCGGCTAAGCGAAGACGAATCGGTATCGCTCGGTCTGTTGACGGGAAATCTTCGGGTTGGTGCGGACGTGAAATTGCAACATTACAAACTGGATCATCATTTCAAGTTCGGCGGCTTTGGAGATGTGCATCACGACCGGGATGACGTCGCTCGATTTGCACTCCAGGAGGCGATCCGGCATTTGGACTGTGACGTCCCCGGAGAAACTGTCTGGGTAATCGGAGATACTCCTTCTGACGTCACCTGTGGACGCGCCATCGGAGCACGTACGATTGCGGTTGCTACAGGCATCTATGATGCGAAAGTTCTTAAAGACGCAAAACCCGATTATCTGTTTGACGACTTCTCTGATGTTACGACGGTCGTTGATTGCCTGATGGGACTGGCGAACTCTGCCGAGTAA
- the plsY gene encoding glycerol-3-phosphate 1-O-acyltransferase PlsY, producing the protein MSPGVAFMLTAAIAYLIGAIPFSLLIAKFVRGIDLREQGSGNVGATNVARTMGAKWGVLALFCDATKGMVSVGLIPLLLPVDETLIIHQQVLGAIFAVLGHMFSIWLGMRGGKGVATALGAVVILSPWTTLIAFIAFVIVFVPTKLVSLASMLAAVTYAVTQIVRYQSELFSERLWSLAVFSIGVPCLIIFQHRANVVRLLNGSESKLTLGKKKTAPAPQDATSKSTHE; encoded by the coding sequence ATGTCCCCCGGCGTTGCATTTATGCTCACTGCTGCAATCGCATATTTGATCGGAGCGATTCCGTTCAGTTTGTTGATCGCTAAATTTGTTCGCGGGATCGACTTACGCGAGCAAGGAAGCGGCAACGTCGGTGCGACAAATGTTGCCAGAACGATGGGGGCTAAGTGGGGAGTGCTTGCGCTATTTTGCGATGCCACCAAAGGCATGGTTTCGGTCGGGCTGATTCCATTGCTCCTTCCGGTTGATGAAACATTGATCATTCATCAACAGGTTCTGGGAGCAATCTTCGCGGTCCTCGGGCACATGTTTTCGATTTGGCTTGGAATGCGGGGCGGGAAAGGTGTTGCGACGGCATTGGGGGCAGTTGTGATTCTCTCTCCCTGGACAACACTCATTGCCTTTATTGCATTTGTGATTGTGTTCGTTCCGACAAAACTTGTCTCATTGGCATCGATGCTCGCAGCGGTCACCTATGCGGTGACGCAAATTGTGCGATATCAATCTGAACTCTTCTCCGAACGACTCTGGAGCTTGGCTGTCTTCAGTATTGGGGTTCCTTGCCTGATCATCTTTCAACATCGAGCAAATGTCGTCCGGTTACTCAATGGATCAGAATCGAAACTGACCTTAGGAAAGAAAAAAACGGCCCCTGCTCCACAGGATGCGACGAGCAAGTCAACTCACGAATGA
- a CDS encoding putative quinol monooxygenase — protein sequence MFIVTVNFKAKPDKIEEFREAILFQAKSSRDNEAGCQQFDVVISQDDPSRFFVYEIYDDAAAFEVHKNSPHSAITGERVPDLIEERDLQIWTKIDG from the coding sequence ATGTTTATTGTCACTGTCAATTTCAAAGCCAAGCCAGACAAAATCGAAGAGTTCCGCGAAGCGATTCTCTTTCAGGCAAAAAGTTCTCGGGACAACGAGGCGGGCTGTCAACAGTTTGATGTTGTCATTTCGCAAGACGACCCGTCCCGCTTTTTTGTCTATGAAATTTACGACGATGCAGCTGCGTTTGAAGTTCACAAGAACAGCCCGCACTCAGCGATCACCGGCGAAAGAGTTCCAGATTTGATCGAAGAGCGTGATCTTCAAATTTGGACCAAGATTGACGGGTGA
- a CDS encoding sigma-54 interaction domain-containing protein, with translation MDSKQLDSPPFDGFIGASERMRELFRHLRKIANSSATVLLLGETGTGKELAARSVHDLSPRATGPFIRVNCGALSESLLESELFGHVKGAFTNAIENRTGRFEAAHGGTIFLDEINSVSPTLQVKLLRVLQEHEFERVGDTKTVTVDCRVIAATNRDLAEMVETDGFREDLYYRLNVLPLYVPPLRERREDIPELVQFFVNRYAIENQRIIRMVSQDALDFLKSYLWPGNVRELQNYIERAIVLADGDELTADLLPSHVRGEAPIRLGRIERSELQSLCAELVERGLSEVAEDGKCHEAVMGLVERELILQVLRSCQGTQTKTATKLGINRNTLHKKIDDYSLQDDAR, from the coding sequence ATGGATTCAAAACAATTGGATTCCCCACCGTTCGACGGCTTCATTGGAGCAAGCGAGCGGATGCGCGAGCTCTTTCGCCACTTGCGTAAGATCGCGAACAGCTCAGCAACGGTTTTACTCCTTGGCGAAACTGGAACAGGGAAAGAACTCGCAGCCCGTTCTGTTCATGATCTCAGTCCGCGTGCAACCGGTCCGTTCATTCGCGTCAACTGCGGAGCATTGAGTGAAAGCTTGCTGGAAAGCGAACTTTTCGGACATGTCAAAGGGGCGTTCACCAACGCCATTGAAAACCGCACAGGTCGTTTCGAAGCCGCACACGGAGGAACCATTTTCCTTGACGAGATCAACTCTGTCAGCCCGACGCTTCAAGTGAAACTTTTGCGGGTGCTGCAAGAGCACGAATTTGAGCGAGTCGGTGACACCAAAACCGTGACCGTTGACTGCCGAGTGATCGCTGCAACAAATCGGGACTTGGCTGAGATGGTCGAAACCGATGGGTTTCGAGAAGATTTATATTACCGATTGAACGTGCTTCCGCTCTATGTTCCCCCGCTTCGTGAACGCCGGGAAGACATCCCTGAACTTGTTCAATTTTTTGTGAACAGGTACGCAATCGAGAATCAGCGTATCATCAGAATGGTCTCTCAGGACGCACTCGATTTTCTCAAGTCTTACCTATGGCCCGGGAACGTTCGCGAGTTGCAAAACTACATCGAACGCGCGATTGTTCTAGCAGATGGCGATGAACTGACCGCTGATTTGCTTCCCTCTCATGTCCGCGGAGAAGCTCCAATTCGCCTGGGGCGTATCGAGCGATCGGAACTGCAATCACTTTGTGCTGAACTCGTCGAACGTGGACTCAGCGAAGTCGCAGAAGATGGAAAGTGTCACGAAGCGGTTATGGGGCTCGTGGAGAGAGAGTTGATCCTCCAGGTGCTGAGGAGCTGTCAGGGAACCCAAACAAAAACCGCTACGAAGCTGGGAATCAATCGAAACACGCTACATAAAAAGATCGACGATTACAGCCTGCAAGATGACGCACGATAG
- a CDS encoding aldehyde dehydrogenase family protein, producing MLEIPVIRWGKPYTSMEKAPVIHFETGEELAQMDQANGGLIKMDMRKAARAREALLQFSIEELCEMCAKAGKLFMEAELPLGNGTQTPEQFCEIQSATTGLPVHMCEGNMKKNAFVMQHMKDVLNSLTRGLPFEILSKGYGMEERGVMVSYQATSPVLGAVLPNNSPGVHTLWLPLIPLQLGLVLKPGSQEPWTPYRMFAAMTEAGIPGEAFSLYPGPRDCGAAVMETCDRSMIFGGQQTIDQYASNPRVQPHGPGFSKILIGDDVVDQWESFLDLLVDSVFANSGRSCINASSIWASRHTEEIADAIAQKLGPIAPLPMSDPNASLAAFTTKGVAEAMNDQIEDKLKDHGVTEVTAKYRDGDRWVKHERYDFLRPTIVHCSSPEPFLANTEYMFPFASVVECPQAKMIKTIGPTLVGSAITEDEAWSRQLLDATHIDRLNIGRVKTMQLNWLQPHEGNIIEFMFRNRAFQNSPPPAH from the coding sequence ATGCGGAAAGCTGCCCGGGCGCGGGAAGCTTTATTGCAGTTCTCCATCGAGGAACTCTGTGAAATGTGTGCCAAGGCTGGCAAGCTGTTCATGGAAGCTGAACTTCCACTTGGGAACGGGACACAAACTCCCGAGCAGTTCTGCGAGATTCAGTCAGCTACGACTGGCCTTCCGGTACACATGTGCGAAGGGAACATGAAGAAGAACGCCTTTGTCATGCAACACATGAAAGACGTTCTCAACTCGCTCACACGTGGACTTCCGTTCGAAATCCTCTCCAAAGGATACGGCATGGAAGAACGGGGAGTGATGGTCAGTTACCAGGCAACTTCACCCGTCCTCGGAGCTGTCTTGCCCAACAACTCACCAGGCGTGCATACGCTCTGGCTGCCACTCATTCCGCTGCAACTTGGACTTGTTCTTAAACCGGGTTCCCAGGAACCTTGGACGCCATATCGAATGTTCGCAGCGATGACCGAAGCTGGCATTCCCGGAGAAGCGTTCAGCTTGTATCCCGGACCTCGCGACTGTGGTGCTGCTGTCATGGAAACATGTGATCGTTCAATGATCTTCGGCGGACAACAAACAATCGACCAATACGCCTCCAACCCCCGAGTGCAACCACATGGGCCTGGGTTCTCAAAGATCCTGATTGGCGACGATGTCGTCGATCAATGGGAAAGCTTCCTTGATCTTCTCGTCGATAGCGTTTTCGCGAATTCCGGGCGAAGTTGCATCAACGCCTCAAGCATTTGGGCGTCGCGACATACCGAGGAAATCGCAGATGCCATCGCACAGAAACTTGGACCAATCGCGCCTTTGCCGATGTCCGATCCAAACGCATCACTGGCCGCCTTCACCACGAAGGGTGTCGCTGAAGCGATGAATGACCAGATCGAGGACAAACTCAAAGATCATGGCGTGACAGAGGTCACCGCCAAATACCGTGACGGTGATCGCTGGGTCAAACACGAGCGATATGATTTCCTGCGACCAACAATTGTTCACTGCTCAAGTCCTGAACCATTTCTGGCAAACACGGAATACATGTTCCCGTTTGCCTCGGTTGTTGAATGCCCACAAGCAAAAATGATTAAAACAATCGGCCCAACATTAGTCGGTTCCGCGATTACCGAAGACGAGGCATGGTCTCGGCAACTTCTCGATGCAACGCACATCGACCGCTTGAACATCGGACGCGTGAAAACGATGCAACTCAACTGGTTGCAACCGCACGAAGGGAACATCATCGAGTTCATGTTCCGGAACCGTGCATTCCAAAACAGCCCACCACCGGCTCATTAA